A DNA window from Trichomycterus rosablanca isolate fTriRos1 chromosome 11, fTriRos1.hap1, whole genome shotgun sequence contains the following coding sequences:
- the fam168a gene encoding protein FAM168A isoform X1, which translates to MAGGPPSDKYSFLYPTDSSLKSKSRVAGMNPVYSPVQPGTPYGNPKTMAYTGYPTAGYPTAAPAYTPSLYQTGSPGYPPGYTAGTAYKVPPSQSNGAPPPYSPSPNPYQSAMYPIRSAYPQQNLYTQGAYYTQPVYAAQPHVIHHTTVVQPNSIPSALYPAPVPQVSPRPNALTMGMVAGTTMAMSAGTLLTTPQHTAIGPHPVSVPTYRPQGTPGYSYVPPHW; encoded by the exons ATGGCAGGCGGACCCCCCTCTGACAAATACAGTTTTCTCTACCCAACAGACAGCAGCCTGAAGAG CAAGAGCAGAGTGGCAGGTATGAACCCTGTGTACAGTCCTGTGCAGCCTGGGACTCCGTATGGGAACCCCAAAACCATGGCCTACACAG gTTATCCAACAGCTGGATATCCTACTGCAGCTCCTGCCTATACTCCGAGCCTTTATCAGACTGGCAGTCCGGGGTACCCACCAG GATACACTGCAGGGACTGCGTATAAAGTCCCTCCGTCTCAGTCCAACGGTGCTCCGCCTCCGTACTCGCCCTCGCCAAACCCGTACCAGTCTGCCATGTACCCCATCCGCAGTGCCTACCCCCAGCAGAACCTTTACACTCAG GGAGCCTACTACACCCAGCCTGTGTATGCTGCTCAGCCCCACGTCATACATCACACCACAGTGGTACAGCCAAACAGCATCCCTTCTGCCCTGTACCCCGCCCCGGTGCCCCAAGTGTCCCCTCGGCCCAACGCACTCACCATGGGCATGGTCGCAGGAACCACCATGGCCATGTCTGCAG GGACGCTGTTGACCACGCCCCAGCACACTGCCATCGGTCCACATCCTGTTTCTGTGCCAACGTATCGTCCGCAAGGAACACCTGGTTACAGCTATGTGCCACCTCACTGGTAG
- the fam168a gene encoding protein FAM168A isoform X2: MNPVYSPVQPGTPYGNPKTMAYTGYPTAGYPTAAPAYTPSLYQTGSPGYPPGYTAGTAYKVPPSQSNGAPPPYSPSPNPYQSAMYPIRSAYPQQNLYTQGAYYTQPVYAAQPHVIHHTTVVQPNSIPSALYPAPVPQVSPRPNALTMGMVAGTTMAMSAGTLLTTPQHTAIGPHPVSVPTYRPQGTPGYSYVPPHW, from the exons ATGAACCCTGTGTACAGTCCTGTGCAGCCTGGGACTCCGTATGGGAACCCCAAAACCATGGCCTACACAG gTTATCCAACAGCTGGATATCCTACTGCAGCTCCTGCCTATACTCCGAGCCTTTATCAGACTGGCAGTCCGGGGTACCCACCAG GATACACTGCAGGGACTGCGTATAAAGTCCCTCCGTCTCAGTCCAACGGTGCTCCGCCTCCGTACTCGCCCTCGCCAAACCCGTACCAGTCTGCCATGTACCCCATCCGCAGTGCCTACCCCCAGCAGAACCTTTACACTCAG GGAGCCTACTACACCCAGCCTGTGTATGCTGCTCAGCCCCACGTCATACATCACACCACAGTGGTACAGCCAAACAGCATCCCTTCTGCCCTGTACCCCGCCCCGGTGCCCCAAGTGTCCCCTCGGCCCAACGCACTCACCATGGGCATGGTCGCAGGAACCACCATGGCCATGTCTGCAG GGACGCTGTTGACCACGCCCCAGCACACTGCCATCGGTCCACATCCTGTTTCTGTGCCAACGTATCGTCCGCAAGGAACACCTGGTTACAGCTATGTGCCACCTCACTGGTAG